In the genome of Polynucleobacter sp. TSB-Sco08W16, the window GAATACCCAAAATTTTAAATGGCTTAGTTGTCATGAATCTATTTACCTCTCTTATTCAAAGCGAATGATAAGTTGATCAACCGCCAAACTTTCGCCCTCTTTGGCACAGATTTCAGCAACCACACCATCTTGAATCGCTGAAAGTGTGTTCTCCATTTTCATCGCTTCAATAGAGGCTAATTTCTGACCTGCGGTAACCGCTTCACCGACTTTGACGGCAATTTTTGTGAGTAGCCCAGGCATTGGAGACATTACTAGCTTGGAAGTGTCTGGTGGAAGCTTTACCGGCATACGGCTTTGTAGCTCAGCGCCTAGTGGACTTAAGACCATACACTCGTAATGTGCACCATCTAGTACGAGGTAAAACTTAACGCCCTTTCTTTCCACTTGAGCAGTGACTTTACTGGTGCGATTAATGGTTGCGTGCAAAGTAATTTGCCCAGGACGCCAACTGCTCTCGATGTCATAACGACTAACACCATCTTCATCATCAATGTAAACAGAATAAATACCATCTTTGAGCTCAATACGGACCGGCTCTTCATGAGGATCAAGCATCGAACCTGTTTTTTTACCGGTTACTACGACAAATTTCTTCGCAATTACCATCTCATGACCGGCCAACTGACCGTCAATCATCTTAATGTGCTCGAGATAGCGATAACGCATAAAGGCAGCCAATGCTGCAAGGCGTTTGGGGTCTGCCGGCTGTACGGAGTCCTTTTTGAAGCCCTCTGGATATTCTTCAGCAATAAAGCCAGTTGTGAAGTCACCATTAACAAAGCGTGGGTGCTGCAATAAAGCAGCTTGAAATGGGATATTGGAATGAATGCCGCGTATAACAAAATCATTCAATGCAGCGCGCATCTTCTCAATTGCCTCTGTACGATCTTTACCATGAACAATTAATTTTGCGATCATGGAGTCGTAATACATCGGGATCTCACCCCCTTCATAGACGCCGGTATCAACACGGACACCATTAATAGATTCTGGTGGACGATATTTCACAAGGCGGCCTGTAGAAGGCAAGAAATTTCGGAACGGATCATCCGCATTAATACGGCACTCCATAGACCAGCCATCCAGTTTGACGTCTTCTTGTTTAAATGCCAGTTTTTCACCTGCAGCAACACGAATCATCTGTTCGACTAAGTCAAGTCCAGTGATACTTTCTGTTACTGGATGCTCAACTTGTAAACGAGTATTCATCTCCAAGAAATAGAAAGATTTGTCCTTGCCAACCACAAACTCCACTGTTCCAGCTGATTGATAGTCCACCGCTTTGGCCAAGGCCACTGCTTGCTCGCCCATGGCTTTACGGGTGGCCGGATCGATAAATGGTGAGGGTGCCTCCTCTATAACCTTTTGATGACGACGTTGGATAGAGCAATCCCGCTCATTTAAATACACTACATTGCCATGAGAGTCTCCTAGCACCTGAATCTCAATGTGGCGAGGACCTTCAACGAACTTCTCAATAAAGATGCGGTCATCACCAAAGCTATTCATTGCCTCGGTCTTACAAGCAGCAAATCCTTCGGCAGCTTCCTTATCATTAAATGCAACGCGCAAGCCTTTGCCGCCTCCACCAGCTGAAGCCTTAATCATCACCGGATAACCAATCCCTTGTGCAATCTTGACAGCCTCTTCTGTGGTATCAATAGCTTCGTTGTAACCTGGAATGGTGTTGACTTTTGCATCCAGCGCGAGTTTCTTGGATGCAATCTTGTCACCCATTGCCGCAATGGATTGATGTTTGGGTCCAATAAAGACAATACCCTCTTCTTCACAGCGCTTAGCAAATTGTTCATTCTCAGATAAGAAGCCATAGCCCGGATGAACAGCCTCAGCACCGGTATCTTTGCAGGCCTGAATGATTCGATCCATCACGAGGTAGGACTCTCGAGAAGGTGCAGGCCCGATGCAGATAGCCTCATCAGCCAGTTGGACGTGACGCGCCTCTTTATCCGCCTCAGAGTAGACAGCTACAGTCTTGATGCCCATCTTTTTGGCAGTGTTCATCACACGGCATGCAATTTCGCCGCGATTCGCAATCAAAATTTTCTTAAACATTTTCGTAGTCATATTATGTCGGCGCCTTTACAGAGGAATATTGCCGTGTTTACGCGCGGGGTTCTTCAAGTCTTTGTCTTTGAGCATTGCTAGTGAACGCGCAATCCGCTTGCGGGTTTCATGAGGGAGGATGACGTCATCAATATAACCACGACGCCCAGCCACGAATGGGTTCGCAAACTTTGCCTTGTACTCTGCTTCTCGAGCAGAAATTTTTGCTGGGTCTGATTTCTCTTCGCGGAAAATAATTTCTACAGCACCTTTAGGGCCCATCACAGCAATTTCAGCCGAAGGCCATGCAAAGTTCACGTCACCACGTAAATGCTTTGAAGCCATCACGTCATAAGCACCGCCATAGGCTTTGCGAGTAATCAAAGTTACTTTAGGAACTGTGCAGTCTGCATAAGCGTAAAGTAACTTGGCACCATGCTTGATAATGCCGCCGTATTCTTGTGCTGTACCTGGCATAAAGCCTGGAACATCCACTAGGGTCACGACTGGAATATTGAATGCGTCACAGAAGCGCACGAAGCGAGCTGCCTTAATTGAAGCTTTAATATCCAAGCAACCTGCCAGCACCAATGGTTGGTTGGCTACGATTCCGATAGAGCGACCTTCCATACGGGCAAAACCAATCACAATATTCTTAGCGTAATCAGGTTGAAGCTCAAAGAACTCACCATCATCCACAATCTTTTCAATCAACTCTTTCATATCGTAAGGTTGATTTGGATTAGATGGAACAAGAGTATCTAACGAGAAATCTGGCTCTTCATTACGATTAGCGCCTTTGATTAGCGGTGTTTTTTCACGGTTTGATAGTGGCAAGTAGTTAAAGAAGCGGCGCAACATCATGATCGCATCAACATCATTCTCAAACGCTAAGTCGCAAACACCCGAAACTGTTGAATGCGTTACCGCACCACCTAACTCTTCGGCAGTAACATCTTCATGGGTTACGGTCTTAACCACCTCGGGACCAGTAACAAACATGTAAGAGCTATCTTTGACCATAAAGATAAAGTCGGTCAATGCTGGTGAATACACAGCACCACCGGCTGATGGACCCATAATCAGGGAAATTTGAGGAATTACGCCAGAAGCGGTGACATTACGCTGGAAAATTTCCGCATAGCCCCCTAATGAAGCTACGCCTTCCTGAATTCGAGCACCCCCAGAATCATTCAAACCAATTACTGGAGCGCCAACCTTGAGAGCCTGATCCATGATCTTGCAAATCTTTTCAGCATGGGCTTCAGACAATGAACCGCCAAGCACGGTGAAGTCTTGTGAAAATACAAATACCAGACGGCCGTTGATCATTCCATAGCCAGTTACTACACCATCACCTGGCACGGTTTGATCGACCATTCCAAAGTCGTAGCAACGATGCTCAACGAACATATCCCACTCTTCAAATGTACCCGCATCAAGCAAGAGCTCAATACGCTCACGAGCAGTTAACTTCCCTTTAGCATGCTGAGCTTGAATACGTTTTTGCCCACCACCTAGACGGGCCAGCTCACGCTTCGCCTCCAGTTGTTGAATGATTTCCTTCATTACCGACTCCTTAGAAAAATTCATGTCCCATGGACTCCAATAGACGTCTAGCCGCTACTGATGGCGCCATGGTTCCCTGATTTACTTGTGCCACTAAGCTTGGTAGAAGCGCTTGAACCGCCTCATTACTACGAAATGCGTTTTTAAGTCCTGCATCAATGCGATCCCACATCCAAGCGCCCGCTTGTTGCTTGCGACGTGAATCAAATTTTCCATTCGCTCTTTGGAGGCGTTGAAAATGGGCAATCTTGTCCCATAGCTCGGGAATACCTTTACCCTCAAGCGCACTCAAGGTCATCACCGTTGGATGCCAAAATGCTTCGTTATGCGAAGCGTGATCAGGATTGCCCTGAAAGCCTAATAAGCGCAGAGAGCTTGTGATAAATAGCTGGGCGCGCATTGCAGCATCTGGATCAAGATCCACTTTATTGATCACGATCAGATCGGCAATTTCCATCACACCTTTTTTAATGGCTTGGAGATCGTCGCCCGCATTAGGTAGCTGAAGAAGTAAAAATAGATCAGTCATGCCTGCTACCGCAATTTCACTTTGGCCAACGCCAACGGTTTCTACGATGATGATGTCAAAGCCTGCTGCCTCAGCTACCAGCATAGCTTCTCGTGTTTTTTCAGCTACGCCACCCAAAGTGAGGGAGGATGGGCTAGGCCTAATAAAAGCATTCTCCAGAACTGATAGGCGCTCCATGCGGGTTTTATCACCCAAGATCGATCCACCTGACAAACTAGATGATGGATCTATTGCCAGCACTGCAACGCGATGGCCCTTTTCAATTAAATAGAGTCCGAGCGTTTCTATTAGAGTAGATTTACCAACCCCTGGAACTCCAGAGATGCCCAAACGAAAAGACTTTCCAGTTTTCGGCAGCAGCGTATTGAGGACGTCATCAGCTCGTTTGCGATGATCCAGGCGTGTTGATTCAAGTAGCGTGATGACCTTCGCTAATGCACGTCGCTGTTTAAGCGATGGCGCACCAGTGAGATCACTCACCAAAGCAAGATCAGCAGATTCGAGCATACGCAGCAGTCCCTTAGGTTTTATTAAACCGGTTTGACTGATTTACGAATTTGCTCC includes:
- the accC gene encoding acetyl-CoA carboxylase biotin carboxylase subunit; the encoded protein is MTTKMFKKILIANRGEIACRVMNTAKKMGIKTVAVYSEADKEARHVQLADEAICIGPAPSRESYLVMDRIIQACKDTGAEAVHPGYGFLSENEQFAKRCEEEGIVFIGPKHQSIAAMGDKIASKKLALDAKVNTIPGYNEAIDTTEEAVKIAQGIGYPVMIKASAGGGGKGLRVAFNDKEAAEGFAACKTEAMNSFGDDRIFIEKFVEGPRHIEIQVLGDSHGNVVYLNERDCSIQRRHQKVIEEAPSPFIDPATRKAMGEQAVALAKAVDYQSAGTVEFVVGKDKSFYFLEMNTRLQVEHPVTESITGLDLVEQMIRVAAGEKLAFKQEDVKLDGWSMECRINADDPFRNFLPSTGRLVKYRPPESINGVRVDTGVYEGGEIPMYYDSMIAKLIVHGKDRTEAIEKMRAALNDFVIRGIHSNIPFQAALLQHPRFVNGDFTTGFIAEEYPEGFKKDSVQPADPKRLAALAAFMRYRYLEHIKMIDGQLAGHEMVIAKKFVVVTGKKTGSMLDPHEEPVRIELKDGIYSVYIDDEDGVSRYDIESSWRPGQITLHATINRTSKVTAQVERKGVKFYLVLDGAHYECMVLSPLGAELQSRMPVKLPPDTSKLVMSPMPGLLTKIAVKVGEAVTAGQKLASIEAMKMENTLSAIQDGVVAEICAKEGESLAVDQLIIRFE
- a CDS encoding acyl-CoA carboxylase subunit beta, with the translated sequence MKEIIQQLEAKRELARLGGGQKRIQAQHAKGKLTARERIELLLDAGTFEEWDMFVEHRCYDFGMVDQTVPGDGVVTGYGMINGRLVFVFSQDFTVLGGSLSEAHAEKICKIMDQALKVGAPVIGLNDSGGARIQEGVASLGGYAEIFQRNVTASGVIPQISLIMGPSAGGAVYSPALTDFIFMVKDSSYMFVTGPEVVKTVTHEDVTAEELGGAVTHSTVSGVCDLAFENDVDAIMMLRRFFNYLPLSNREKTPLIKGANRNEEPDFSLDTLVPSNPNQPYDMKELIEKIVDDGEFFELQPDYAKNIVIGFARMEGRSIGIVANQPLVLAGCLDIKASIKAARFVRFCDAFNIPVVTLVDVPGFMPGTAQEYGGIIKHGAKLLYAYADCTVPKVTLITRKAYGGAYDVMASKHLRGDVNFAWPSAEIAVMGPKGAVEIIFREEKSDPAKISAREAEYKAKFANPFVAGRRGYIDDVILPHETRKRIARSLAMLKDKDLKNPARKHGNIPL
- the meaB gene encoding methylmalonyl Co-A mutase-associated GTPase MeaB, with the translated sequence MLESADLALVSDLTGAPSLKQRRALAKVITLLESTRLDHRKRADDVLNTLLPKTGKSFRLGISGVPGVGKSTLIETLGLYLIEKGHRVAVLAIDPSSSLSGGSILGDKTRMERLSVLENAFIRPSPSSLTLGGVAEKTREAMLVAEAAGFDIIIVETVGVGQSEIAVAGMTDLFLLLQLPNAGDDLQAIKKGVMEIADLIVINKVDLDPDAAMRAQLFITSSLRLLGFQGNPDHASHNEAFWHPTVMTLSALEGKGIPELWDKIAHFQRLQRANGKFDSRRKQQAGAWMWDRIDAGLKNAFRSNEAVQALLPSLVAQVNQGTMAPSVAARRLLESMGHEFF